The following DNA comes from Gemmatimonadaceae bacterium.
GGCGAACGGACGTTGCTGGTGTCGGGTCCCAACACCGGCGGCAAGACGGTGCTGCTGAAGGCGCTGGCGCTGCTGTCGCTGATGGCCCAGAGCGGGATTCCCGCGCCCGTGGGGCCGGAGAGCCGGCTGGCGGCGTTCGACGGCGTCTTCGCCGACATCGGCGACGAGCAGAGCATCGAGGCTTCGCTGTCGACGTTCAGCGCGCATCTCAAGAACCTCATCGAGATCGTGAAGGACGCCACGCCTCACTCACTGGTGCTGGTGGACGAACTGGGGTCGGGGACCGATCCACTCGAGGGGGCCGCGCTGGGCGGCGCCATTCTGGAGTCGCTCACGGCGCGCGGCACGCTGACGATTGCAACCACGCACCTGGGCGCGCTCAAGGAACTCGCGCAGGAAGTGCCCGGCGTCGTGAACGCGTCGCTGCAGTTCGACGCGGTGGCCCTGGCGCCGACATACCGACTGATCAAGGGAATCCCCGGGCGTTCGTATGGCCTGAGCATTGCGCGGCGGCTCGAGATGCCGGCCGACGTGATTGCGCGCGCCGAGGAGCGGGTGCCGACGGTGGAGCGCGACGTGCATCGGTTGCTGGAGGTGCTCGAGGTGCGCGACCGTGAGAGCGCGACGCTGCGGGCGCGCCTCGAGACCGACACCGAAGACGTGCATCAGCGCGGCCGCCGGCTGGCGGAGCGCGAGGGAGAGATCCGGCGCAAGGAGCGCGAACTCGAGCGCGCCTCGCGGCAGGAGGCGCGGCGCTACCTGCTCGATGCGCGCGCCGACCTGGAGAAGATGATCGCCTCGCTCAAGAATGCCGGCGCCGAGGGGCTGGAAGCCGCCGCGGCCGCGGCGCGGAGCGGGCTGGAACAGCGCGCCGCCGTGGAGCGCGAGGCGCTGGATGGCCTGGACGCGCAGGAGCAGGAAGAGGCGATGAACGATGCCGAGGCGCGCGCGCGGGAGGCGCGCGCCAAGGGGCTGCGCGACCTGCACCCGCTGGCGGTCGGCGACGCGGTGGCGGTCTCCACGCTGGGCGGGAAAGCGGGCAAATTGCTGGAACTGCGCGGGGCGGATGCGCTGGTGATGGTGGGGGCGCTCAAGCTGACGGTTCCGGCCAGGACGCTCACCCGCATCTCGTCGCGTGCGCTGCGCGACCGCGAGACGGCGGTGGCCTACATCGGCGACGTGCCGGAGGTGGAGGTCAAGCACGAGATTGACGTGCGCGGCCTGCGCATTGGCGAGGTGGAAGACGCGGTGCTGCAGGCGATCGACAGCGCGCTGCGCGCCGATCTGGCCGAACTGCGCATCATCCACGGCAAGGGCACGGGCGCCCTGCGCGAGAAGGTGGGACAGATGGTGAAGGACGACCCGCGGGTGAAGAGCGCGCGGCTCGGCGCGTGGAACGAAGGGGGAGCCGGAGTCACGGTGGTGCAACTGGCATGATACCCGACGAAGACGTCGAACGAGTCCGGGAAGCCGCGGACATCGTCGCGATCATCAGCGAGCACGTGCGCCTCAAGCGCGTGGGCTCGGTGTATCGCGGGCCGTGCCCGTTCCATCAGGGGACGAACAACAACTTCTCGGTGATGCCCAAGGGCGGGTACACCTGCTTCGTCTGCGGCGAGAAGGGCAATGTCTTCACCTTCGTGCAGAAGCGGCTCGGCCTGACGTTCGCCGAAGCGGTGAAGTACGTGGGCGAGAAGACCGGCATCGAAGTGCGCGAGGTGGTGAAGCAGCGCGAGGGTCCCGATCCGCGCGAGCCGCTGTGGGAGATCAACGCGACGGCGGCGGCCTGGTTCAAGGCGCGCCTGTGGGACGACGAGCGCGGCGCGCCGGCGCGGGCGTACCTCGCGTCGCGGGAGATCTCGCGCGAGACGGCCGATGCGTGGGAGATGGGCTACGCCCCGCACGAACTGGGCGTGCTGCGCGCGCACATGGCGAACCTGGGCTGGGATCCCGATCGCCTGCTGCAGGCCGGACTGCTGGTGAAACGGGAAGAGGAAGACGAGCCGCGGCCGCGATTCCGCGACCGGCTGATGTTCTCCATCCTCGACGCGTCATCGCATTTCGTGGGGTTCGGCGGACGCCTGATGGGCCCGGGCGAGCCGAAGTACCTCAACAGCGCCGAGAACCCGGCCTTCCACAAGGGCCAGACGCTGTACGGGCTGCACAAGGCGCGCGGCGCGATGCGGCGTGAAGAACGCGCCATTCTCGTCGAGGGATACTTCGACGTCGTGCGCATGGCGAGCGCCGGCATCGAGCCGGTGGTCGCGCCGCTCGGCACCTCGCTCACCGAGGGGCAGGCCGAATTGCTGCGGCGGCACGCGAAGACGGTGTTCATTGCGTATGACAGCGACGGTCCGGGACAGAAGGCAACCTTCCGCGCCGCCGACGTGCTGCTGGCGCAGGGCGTGGCGGTGCGCGTGGTGACGATGCCCGAGGGCGATGACCCCGACACGTTCGTCCGCGCGCACGGCGGCGAGGCGATGGAGAAGCTCGTGGCGGGCGCGCTCGATGTGTTCGACCGCAAGGTGCAGCTGCTCGAGCGCGGCGGCTGGTTTGCCGATCTCCAGCGCAAGCGCCGCGCGCTCGATGCGCTGCTGCCGACCATTCGCGCGGCGCGCGATCCACTGACGCGCGAGATGTACCTGGCGCGCGCCGCCGAGGCGGCGAAGGTGGACCGCGGGGTGCTGGCGCGCGAACTCGACGCAGGCGCGTCGCGGCGGGCGCGTCTGGGCGCGCCGGCGCCGGCAACGCGGCGCGCGCCGGCGCCGGGCGACGAAGAAGCGGACAGCCGGCCGGAACCAGTGCCCGCCCCGGTGGGTCCGTATAAGAGCACGGTGGAAGCGGCGTCATCGGAGCGCGACCTCGTGCGCGTGATCATGCTGCACCGCCCGATGGCCGACCTGGTGATCGAGGGGGTCGGACGGCTGAGCGAGGACGAGGCCGACCGGCCGGAGTGGCTGGCCGACGATGACGGAGATCGCGCGCCGTCGGGACTGCGCGATCCGGTGTATCGCACGATGTACGAGGCGCTGCTCGATGCCGATCCTGCGCTGCAGGGCGGGGCGCTGGTGGCGTGGCTCGCCGACCATCTGGAACCGTGGGTGGTGCGCATGGCGGAGGAGATGCTCGACACACCCGAGAGCATGTCGAACCCGCAGGCCATGGTGGAGGGCGCGCTGCGGCGCCTGCGCGAACGGTCGATGCGCGACCGCCTGGCGGAACTGGACCGGGTGACCCCGCTGGCGACGGGAGACCAGAAAGACCGATTGATCGCCGAGAAGCAGCGGTTGCACAACGAGCTGCGCCATATGGGCGCGACGGGGTGGAAGGGGTATCGGCGCACCTAGGCGCCGGGCATTCAGGGGGAGGGGAGACTCAGTGCAGCAGGAACTCGCAGCATTGCTGGCGGTGCAGGCGGACGACATCGAGATCCACGCGATCGAGGAGAAGCTGTCGGCGCTGCAGCCGCGGCTGAAGGAACTCGACCAGCGGCGGGCTCGCATCGCCGCCGACGTGGAGCGGGCGCAGGTGCTGGTGACGGCGGAGGAGAAGAAGCAGGCCTTCCTGCGCGAGAAGATCACCGAGCACAAGGCGCTGATCGACCGCAACCAGACGCAGATGGATGCGGTCAAGACGATGCGCCAGGCGACGGCGGCCGTGGCGCAGATGGAGGAGGCGCGGCGGATCGTGGCGACCGAGGAATCGGAGCTGATCGCGATCAACCGCCGGCTCGAGGAGGCGCGGGCCGCGCTGCACGCGCACCAGTCCACGCTCGAGGCGCTCGGGGTGGAGCAGTCGGAGGCGCGCGCCGAGGTGGCGTCGCAGCAGGCGTCGCTCGACGCCGAGCTGGCCGCGATGAAGGCCAAGCGCGCCGAGAAGGCGGTGCATGTGCCCGCGCCGCTGCTCGGGAAGTACGACCGCATTCGCATTCGCCGGCGCTCGCAGGCGGCGTGGGCCGTGAGCGGGATGGCGTGCGGCGCGTGCGACACGGCGATTCCGATGCAGCGGCGCAACCAGATGTCGAACCACGGCGGGATCGACGTGTGCGAGGCGTGCGGCGTGCTGATGTACTTCGCGGAATAGTGGTGCTCCGCGTCGGCCGTTCGGGACTCCCGTAGCCGTATGACCGCCCCCGCTTCCCCCCGCCGCCGCGCGGCGGCGCGCTGGCTGCGCGCGCCGCAACCGGACGCGGCCGTGGTGCGCGCGCTGCAGGCGTCGCTCAACCTCCCCGCGGCGCTCTGCGCGCTGCTCGCGGCGCGCGGCATGCAGGACGACGATGAGGCGCGGCGCTATCTGCGTCCGCAGTACGAGCACCTCCATCCCCCGGGGGCGCTCAAGGACATGGATGTGGCGGTCGCGCGGCTGCAGCGGGCCATCACCGACGGCGAGAAGATCTTCGTGCACGGCGACTACGACGTGGACGGGATGTGTTCCACCACGCTGATGACGCGCGCCCTTCGCGCCCTCGGCGGCGACGTGACGCCATTCGTCCCCGATCGCGTGTCGGACGGCTACGACCTGGGTCCGGCCGGCGTCGCGGCGGCGTTTGCCGCGAAGGCGAGCGTCGTGCTCACCTGCGACTGCGGGACGAGCGCGGTGGCGAGCGTGCAGGAGTTGCAGCAGGGCGGGGTGGACGTGATCATCTCGGACCACCACCTCCCCGGTGGTCCCCTGCCGCCGGCGTTCGCGGTGCTGAACCCGCGCCGCCCCGACGACACCTCGCCCGACAAGGACCTCGCCGCGGTCGGCGTGGCGTTCAAGCTGGCGCTCGCGCTCACGCAGGCGATGGGCGGCAACGAGAATGTGGTGCTCAACATGCTCGACCTCGTGGCCCTCGCCACGGTGGCCGACGTCGCCGCGCTGCGCGGCGAGAACCGCGTCTTCGTGCGGCGCGGCCTGCCGCTGATGCGCGAGTCGCGGAGCGCCGGCCTGCGCGCGCTGGTGCGCGCGGCGGGGCTCGACGCCAAGGAGATCACAGCCGGGCGCGTGGGGTTCATCCTCGCGCCGCGCCTCAATGCGCTGGGGCGCATCGGCCGCGCCATCGAGGGCGTGCAACTGCTGCTGAGCGATCGCGAGGAGGAGGCCAACCCGCTGGCCCGCAAATGCGAGGAGCTGAACCGCGAACGGCAGGAACTCGACCGCCGCATCCTCGACGAGGCGCTGCGCGGCGCCGGCAGGTTCGATCTCGACGACACGTGGGGGCTCGTGCTGCACGGGCGGCAGTGGCATCCCGGTGTGATCGGCATCGTGGCCTCGCGCGTCGTGGAGCAGACAGGGCGCCCCGCGGTGCTCATTGCGGTGCAGGACGGCATCGGCAAGGGATCGGGCCGCTCGATCCCCGCGTTCGACCTGCACGCGGCGCTGCAGGACTGCCACGACCTGCTGATCAAGCACGGCGGGCACAAGGCGGCGGCCGGGCTCACCATCGAGGAGCGCCACCTCGAGGCGTTCGTCGAGCGGTTCAACGCGGTGGCCCGTGCCAGGCTCACGGCGGACGACCTGATTCCCGAGTTGCGCGTCGACCTCGAACTGCCCATCGACGACGCGACGGATGAGCTGGAGAAGCTGCTGCGCCACATCGAACCGTGCGGCATCGGCAATCCCGGGCCGGTCTTTTCGGCGCGCGGCGTGCAGATTGTCGGCGGCCCCGATCGCATCGGGGCCGACGGCGTGAAGGTGCGGATTGCCACGGCGCGCGGGCCGATGGAAGCGGTGGGGTGGGGACTCGCGCATCGCGCGACGGAACTGGCGGCGGCGCGCCGCGGCACGGTGGAGATCGCGTACAAGCTGGACCGGAACGAGTACCGGAATCAGAGTACGCTGCAGGCGCAGATCCTGGACTTCAGGGCAGAGACGGGATGAGGATCATCGCGGGGGAATGGCGGGGGCGGCGGCTGGCGGCGCCGGCGGGGCGCTCGACGCGTCCCACCACCGACCGCGCGCGTGAGGCGTGGATGAGCATCCTGGCGCCCTCGCTCGTCGGCGCGCGGGTGCTGGACCTCTTTGCCGGATCGGGGGCGCTGGGGCTCGAGGCGCTCTCGCGCGGGGCCGCGGCGGCGACCTTCGTCGAGGATGATCCACGGGCGCTGACGGCGCTCCGCAAGAACGTCGAGGCGCTCGGGGCGGGGGATCGCGTGACGATCGTGCGTGCCGACGCCGTGCGGTTCGTGAAATCGCTCGAGGCGGGGGCCTTCGCCGTGGCCTTCGCCGACCCGCCGTACGAAAAGGGGCTGGCCACCGCCGTGGCCGACCGCTGGCTTGCCGCCGCGTTCGCGCACATTCTTGGCATCGAGCATTCGCCGCGCGAACCGTTGCCCGGGAGCGACGATACCCGTCGATATGGGGACACGGCCATCACCTTCTACAGAGACTGACATGCCCAGGTTGGCCCTGTACGCCGGCAGCTTCGACCCCATCACGAACGGCCACAGCGACCTCATCAAGCGGTCGCTGCAGTTCGTGGACAAGCTGATCGTCGCCGTCGCGGTGAACGTGCAGAAGCAGTCGCTGTTCACCGTGGAGGAGCGCGAGGCGCTGATCGCCGCCGCGGTGGAGAACGACCCGCGCGTGGAGGTGCGCTCGTTCCAGGGGCTGCTGGTGGAGTTCGCCCTCTCGCTGAATGTCCCCGTGCTCATTCGCGGCCTGCGCGCGGTGAGCGACTACGAGTACGAGTATCAGATGGCGCTGATGAACCGCCACCTGGCGCCGAACATGGAAACGGTGTTC
Coding sequences within:
- a CDS encoding endonuclease MutS2 — encoded protein: MVPEQARTGDHDRPVGFFRPHALTVLEFPRVLEVVAGYAHSSLGAARVMALMPSQALDLVRAEHARVEAMRSLVTSDDGWAGEPIPDLTAALARLRISGTVLDGLSLRDAGRLLGSARRTRDAIYADHVSPMARALLVEYADVMARDAELERRLEKALDDDGSVRDDASPALRRIRREMAGAEGELVRLLERLMAKLDPHHQVSDASVTVRNGRYVIPVRREGAKHTGGIVHDTSASGATVFIEPPAAVEAGNRIRELAIEEQREIERILRELTDALRPHHSALELSLEALVTLDSLAARAKYAVAARCNPAPLGAPAEGFAIRNGRHPLLLARGADVVPFDLEMLPGERTLLVSGPNTGGKTVLLKALALLSLMAQSGIPAPVGPESRLAAFDGVFADIGDEQSIEASLSTFSAHLKNLIEIVKDATPHSLVLVDELGSGTDPLEGAALGGAILESLTARGTLTIATTHLGALKELAQEVPGVVNASLQFDAVALAPTYRLIKGIPGRSYGLSIARRLEMPADVIARAEERVPTVERDVHRLLEVLEVRDRESATLRARLETDTEDVHQRGRRLAEREGEIRRKERELERASRQEARRYLLDARADLEKMIASLKNAGAEGLEAAAAAARSGLEQRAAVEREALDGLDAQEQEEAMNDAEARAREARAKGLRDLHPLAVGDAVAVSTLGGKAGKLLELRGADALVMVGALKLTVPARTLTRISSRALRDRETAVAYIGDVPEVEVKHEIDVRGLRIGEVEDAVLQAIDSALRADLAELRIIHGKGTGALREKVGQMVKDDPRVKSARLGAWNEGGAGVTVVQLA
- the dnaG gene encoding DNA primase; amino-acid sequence: MIPDEDVERVREAADIVAIISEHVRLKRVGSVYRGPCPFHQGTNNNFSVMPKGGYTCFVCGEKGNVFTFVQKRLGLTFAEAVKYVGEKTGIEVREVVKQREGPDPREPLWEINATAAAWFKARLWDDERGAPARAYLASREISRETADAWEMGYAPHELGVLRAHMANLGWDPDRLLQAGLLVKREEEDEPRPRFRDRLMFSILDASSHFVGFGGRLMGPGEPKYLNSAENPAFHKGQTLYGLHKARGAMRREERAILVEGYFDVVRMASAGIEPVVAPLGTSLTEGQAELLRRHAKTVFIAYDSDGPGQKATFRAADVLLAQGVAVRVVTMPEGDDPDTFVRAHGGEAMEKLVAGALDVFDRKVQLLERGGWFADLQRKRRALDALLPTIRAARDPLTREMYLARAAEAAKVDRGVLARELDAGASRRARLGAPAPATRRAPAPGDEEADSRPEPVPAPVGPYKSTVEAASSERDLVRVIMLHRPMADLVIEGVGRLSEDEADRPEWLADDDGDRAPSGLRDPVYRTMYEALLDADPALQGGALVAWLADHLEPWVVRMAEEMLDTPESMSNPQAMVEGALRRLRERSMRDRLAELDRVTPLATGDQKDRLIAEKQRLHNELRHMGATGWKGYRRT
- the recJ gene encoding single-stranded-DNA-specific exonuclease RecJ, giving the protein MTAPASPRRRAAARWLRAPQPDAAVVRALQASLNLPAALCALLAARGMQDDDEARRYLRPQYEHLHPPGALKDMDVAVARLQRAITDGEKIFVHGDYDVDGMCSTTLMTRALRALGGDVTPFVPDRVSDGYDLGPAGVAAAFAAKASVVLTCDCGTSAVASVQELQQGGVDVIISDHHLPGGPLPPAFAVLNPRRPDDTSPDKDLAAVGVAFKLALALTQAMGGNENVVLNMLDLVALATVADVAALRGENRVFVRRGLPLMRESRSAGLRALVRAAGLDAKEITAGRVGFILAPRLNALGRIGRAIEGVQLLLSDREEEANPLARKCEELNRERQELDRRILDEALRGAGRFDLDDTWGLVLHGRQWHPGVIGIVASRVVEQTGRPAVLIAVQDGIGKGSGRSIPAFDLHAALQDCHDLLIKHGGHKAAAGLTIEERHLEAFVERFNAVARARLTADDLIPELRVDLELPIDDATDELEKLLRHIEPCGIGNPGPVFSARGVQIVGGPDRIGADGVKVRIATARGPMEAVGWGLAHRATELAAARRGTVEIAYKLDRNEYRNQSTLQAQILDFRAETG
- the rsmD gene encoding 16S rRNA (guanine(966)-N(2))-methyltransferase RsmD, with the protein product MRIIAGEWRGRRLAAPAGRSTRPTTDRAREAWMSILAPSLVGARVLDLFAGSGALGLEALSRGAAAATFVEDDPRALTALRKNVEALGAGDRVTIVRADAVRFVKSLEAGAFAVAFADPPYEKGLATAVADRWLAAAFAHILGIEHSPREPLPGSDDTRRYGDTAITFYRD
- the coaD gene encoding pantetheine-phosphate adenylyltransferase — protein: MPRLALYAGSFDPITNGHSDLIKRSLQFVDKLIVAVAVNVQKQSLFTVEEREALIAAAVENDPRVEVRSFQGLLVEFALSLNVPVLIRGLRAVSDYEYEYQMALMNRHLAPNMETVFMVPSLDTTYISSSMVREVAKFGGDITNLVHPSVAKALQEKYGTRTR